The sequence TCCTCATCAGGCAGCCCAAAACCTTCAATGAGTAAGTTTTCTAAAGCCTGCAAACTAATCATTTCGCTACCAATTTTTACGAAACGACTAAGTCTACCTTGTAAAAACAACTGACCATTTCTATCTAAATACCCTAGGTCTCCTGTCACGTACCAACTGGAGCCTCCAAGATGTACAAAACCTTGATCAGGATCTGCTTCCAAATAGCCAGGAAACAGTGAGGTACCTCGAATAAGAACTAAACCCACTTCTCCAGAAGACAGAGGGACATAAGTTTCTTCTGAAACAATCAGAATATCCATACCTTCAATAGGGACACCAACACAACGTTCGTTTTTGGGACTCTTCTCATCATTAACCGTAATCACAGGAGAACACTCAGTGGTACCATATCCTTGACGAAGAACAGTATGAGGAAAATTTCTCTCAGACTTATCTCTTAAAGAATCTTTAAAAGCGTCTCCTCCGACAACAACAAAACGCAAAGAGCTTAAAGTAGATTCTTGTTTTTTAGCTGTTTTCAAAATGTAATCTAAAAAGATAGGTGTACTCCCTAAAAAGGTAGCGTGCGTCTTATCTATAAACTCCACAATCTTTTTGGGCTGCAAAGGATTATAAGAAAAAACTAAAGGCAATCCTGCAAGCATAGGGAAGAGAGCACAACAGTTAAACCCATAAGCATGGAATGGGGGAAGAAATGACATCATAACATCATTTTCTACGGGATCAAAAAATTTTAAACAGGCATTTTGATTCGCTATAAGATTTGCGTGGGTTAAGGGAACTCCTTTAGGGAGCTTTTCTGTCCCGGATGTAAATAGAATAACGGCAATATCCTCTTGATTCTGCTCTGAAAGATTGAACAACCCCAATAACCAGTTGGGCGGGAGAGATAGATAAAAAGCTATACGCATCTTATCCCAAAGGGAAAGTTGTTTACGTATATTTTCCATGTAAATGAGCTTTGCTGGATACTCTACACCGTCACCGTGAATCTCATGTAAGTGCGCGACCAGTTGCTTCGAAGTTAGGATATGATCTACATGTGCTAGAGCAATACATGCTTCCATTTCTCGAAGTCCCTGACTCCAATTGATCATGACAGGAATTTTCCCAGATAACAGCACAGCGAAATAAGCAATATAAGCCCCAGCAGAGGCTGGCATCATGATCCCGATATTTTTTCCGGTATATTGAGATACTTTTAAAGACAACGCGATAATTGCCTTACGCATATCATCATAAGACAAAATCCCTAATTGCTCATCCCAGCAACTAGCTGCTGATCCCATTTCTGAACAGAGTTTTAAAAACTTCTCTAAAACAGTCCGTCCATCACGTAGACCTATACGACGCTTTTTAGAATAATTCCAACGCTTATGCATATACCCTTCCCTTATATTAGGCATAAGGAACTTCTATAGGAAAACTTTCTGTATCTTCGTTAAACCACGAAGAAAGAAAAGCATTCAAATCCTGTTTCGTGGGAAATTGCTTCAAGAATTCGTTACTTACTTGGTGTATTGTCACTTTCACAGAGCGTTTTGGCATAAAAAATATCCCCCGTCGCAACAGGGACTTCAAAGCCTCTTTGAATACTATGCTCAACTTAGGGGTAGATTGAGTTTTATATCTTGAGAAAGCGCTCCCCCATAATCCGTTAATGCGGATCAAAAATACGTTGCACTCCTTAGATTTATGCAATAACACGTATGCCGAATACTGATTAACTATTTCTTCTTTGCCATTTCTTGATAACCTTCCGGAAGGATACAGCAATACACTGCCTTGATTATCCAAGACACGAATCGTTTGATTATAAAAATGTTCCATCTGTTCGACAGTTTTTTTACATTCTCTTCCAGGAACAACTGTAGGAACAGGTATGGCGCCAACAGAATTTAAGAACCAACGAACTACAGAATTTTTAAATAAATAACTCACAGCAAGGGGGTGCAAATGAAAACGCTGCCAAAATAAATATTCAAGAATTACAGGATCAATTTCGGCTACATGATTTGATAAAAATAGACACCCTTGATTAGGGTTAGGATTTATAGACTTTAGACCTTCTAATTTTATCTTGTAGCGCAACTTCAGAGCAAAGCCAACCAGAAAAGCATACGTAGCTTCATAAATAGTTCGCCATACCTTAAGTATCATAGGTAACCCTTTCTCATAACAAATTCGCCTACAACCCCTCTAGTAAGTTTATCATAATCCTATCTTTTGATAATATGGTTTAACTAATACTTAGGAAAAAAATCGCTATGCCGTCTCATTTACTAGACTATCAAAGAGTTGCAGAAAGTATAGTTGAGAAAACCATCGCCGAGTTAATCCATTATCGACAACGCCTTCCGCTAGTCCCTTTCTGGACAAAACCCGACGGGTCTTTTGTCACACCCGCAGATTATGCTGTCCAATACTGCCTTCAAAAAAAGCTATCAACAACTTTTCCACATATTCCGTTTATCGGGGAAGAAGTCTTAGACCCTGTAAGCGATAAACATAAAATTAATAGTATTTTAGAATTCATTCACAGACTAGATTCGCAGGTGACACCTGAGGATCTTTTAGAAACATTAAGCCCCAATCAAGAAGCCTCGACTTTATACTGGCTTGTTGATCCTATTGATGGTACGTCAGGATTTATTAAAAACCGTTTTTTTGCCTCTGCAGTATCCTTAATTTATGAGGATAAGCCTATACTCGCGGTTATGGCGTGCCCATGCACAGACCGCCATACTTTTAAAATCTATTCTGCTGCTAAAAACTATGGGGTTTCTTTATTTGGTACGGCAATTGAAACTCGGCATTATTTAAAATCTGGAGAAACGCTAACGGGGAAGTTTTGTGAAGCATCTCTAGCTGCACGTAACCAACAGCACCACGCTACACGCTTATTAAGTCTCTCCTTGCCAGGGCAACCCCAAGCTTGTCGAGTTGACAGTCAATACAAATATGCTATGGTTGCTGAAGGCGCTGTAGACTTTTTTATCCGCTACCCCTTTGCTATTTCTCAAGCAAGAGCGTGGGATCATGCTCCAGGGGCTTTTTTAGTAGAAGAGTCTGGGGGCGTAGTTTCCGATATTTTTGGAAATTCGCTCAACTATCGTCGAGAAGATTTCATTTTAGAAAACCATCCCATAATTCTAGCTTCCGGGAATGCGGAAATTCACAGAATTACGTTAGACGCCTTACAAGAACAAGCAAACATTGTTTCTGAAGAAAACTTGCTAGCTTACTAAATGTAAGCTGTCAGTTTTTCTTCTACAATACTGTCTGATAAAATTACGGTATCTTGATCGGTATCTTCGCTTTGCTGATAAATTTCTTTAAGAATTAAAGGCAGTTGACTCACTTTTTGTAAGACTGTTTTGGGACAATAGGCTTTTCCAACAGCAAGAGCTACATTCAACAAGCCACCAGCATTTGCTAGATAATCTGGGGCATACAATATTCCTTGAGCATGAAGCACAGCGCCTAAAGAAGGATTCTCTAATTGATTATTTGCAGCCCCTACAACAGCACGACAACGTAAGTTATAGACATTACTTCTATTAATCACTCCACCGAATGCACAGGGAACAAAAATATCGCATTCTAATGTAGGGAATGCATTTACAGGGACAACAGTAACCCCATAGAATTTGGTCACTTCATCAAGAACAGCTTGATTTGTATCGGAAACATACAACTCTGCACCTGCAAAAAAGAGCGAGTGTAACAGCTTTCTACCGACAGAACCAAGACCTTGGATTCCGATCTTCCTTCCTTTTAAAGAAGAACTCCCCCATAACTGCTCTGCAGTTTCCTTGATACATAAAAAGACGCCATGAGCTGTATAAATTGAAGGATCACCGCTCACGCTTTCTATACCGCATACCCAAGGAGTTTCCTGGTTGATAATATTAATATCACTGACAGAGACTCCCATATCTTCTGCTGCAATATACTGTCCGTTGAGAGAATCTACTGCTTGACCGAAAGCCCTAAGGATATCCTCGGTAGGACGCGTCATCCCTTTAGGGAGAATAATCACACTTTTCCCTCCACCGGTCCCTGTCCCACTAAGAACAGCCTTATATGTCATACCTTTTGATAAACGCAAAACGTCGGTCAAGGCATCGTCAAAGGAATCGTAACTAAAAGCACGAACTCCGCCCAAAGCTGGACCCACTAGTGTCTGATGAATGGCAATTACAGCATGTAACTGAACCTCTTCACAAGTAACTTCGATTACACGTTCGTAATCTTCTATATGCAGATCTTTAAACACTAGAGGATATTTCATAATCTTAAAGTAGAAGTATTTGTAATTATAACATGCGAGTATTGTATAGTTTTAATTAAAAGTCAATTAACTAAACCCTCTCCCTTCTCTTAAAATTCTTCTCGTGTTACTCTAGAGTACTCAGAAAAACTAGTGAATAAAAAAAAGAGTATAATGAGAGTCGCTTATGTCTGAAAAACCATCTTTATCGATCATGCATCCTTGGCACGGTCCTATATTAACCCAAGATAACTACGAATCTCTATGTTGTTATATAGAAATTACGCCACAGGATTCTGTAAAGTTTGAGTTAGACAAAGCTACAGGTCTATTGAAAGTAGATCGCCCTCAGAAATTTTCTAATTTCTGTCCTTGTTTATATGGATTATTACCTAGAACATATTGTGGGGAACTTTCTGGAAAATATAGCGGAGAACAAAGTCTGAAAGCAGATATCCGCGGTGACGATGATCCCTTAGATGTTTGCGTGCTTACAGAAAAAAATATCACGCACGGCAATATCTTGCTTCAAGCACGTCCTATTGGTGGTCTGCGCATTATTGACTCCGGAGAAGCCGACGATAAGATTATCGCTGTTCTTGAAGACGATTTAGTATTTTCAGAGATGCAAGATATCTCTGACTGTCCTTGTACCGTTATTGATATGATCCAGCATTATTTTCTAACTTATAAAGCTACTCCAGAACACTTGATCAATGCAAAACCAGCAAAAATTGAAATTGTAGGGATTTACGGAAAGAAAGAGGCACAAAAAGTAATTCAACTAGCACACGAAGACTATTTGAATAAATTCGTTAGAGAGAAAACAACCATATAACCAATGTTTCTGGAGAGGAGGCTCCTCTCCTTACATTCTTTAACTTAGAAAGAGAAGAGATAGCTGTTGATAAACTTATCTGCTTCTACAGCAATCTCCTTAAGCTCAGGGAAGCTCAGTAATCGCATACCTTCTTGAAAGCTTAACCATTGAGCATCACAAATTTCGTTCGGATCTGCATGTACATCCCCTTGAACTTCTGCTAAGAAGTAGGCGACTTCTTTACGAACAAATACCTCGTTATCATTAAAAGAATAGTGTTCTACAAGAACTTTTGGGAAAAAGTTGACTACACTCAAGCCAGTTTCTTCAACTAACTCTCTTTCTGCAGCCTCCTGAGGACCTTCTTTATCTTCAGAATGGCCTTTAGGGAACCCCCAATGCTTGCCTTGGGTATGGCAGATAAAACAAGCTTTTAGTGTACTTTTATCAGGAGTACCAAAAAACTTTATGGGAATAATACCAAAAGAGTATTCATACTTTGTCTTTATCATAATTAGGGTATATACCTCGAGAATAATATCGTTGAATTATGTCCACCAAAACCAAAAGAATTCGACATAGCGACATCTATATCCCAATCCTGGGCTTTGTTCGCAACTACGTCAAAATCATCAATTTCCGCAATCGGATTTTCTAAATTAATCGTAGGATGTAATTTCCCCGTTTGAATTGCTTGAATTGTCGCAACAGCTTCGACGCCCCCAGCAGCTCCCAGGCAATGCCCTATAAGTGACTTTGTGGAATTCATTCGCAGCTTTTTCACATGACTACCGAAAGCTTTTTTCAATGCTAAAACTTCCGATATATCCCCTAAAGGAGTTGATGTACCATGAGCGTTAATATAGTTTACGCGTTCTTTAGGAATACCAGAACTTTCTAAAGCCCCGAGAACACATGAGGTGATCCCTTCTCCGTCATCTCTAGGAGCTGTAATATGAAAAGCGTCGCAAGTAGTATATGAACCAAGGATCTCTGCATATATAGGAGCTCCTCGCTTCAAAGCGTTTTCTAAGGTTTCCAAAACTAAAATTCCGGCTCCCTCACCAATGACAAAACCATCCCTATCTCTGTCCCAAGGACGAGAGGCTTCTTGAGGGGCATCATTCCTTTCTGATAAAGCGCGATTAGCAATAAAACCTGCCAATCCAACACGGTTCACGGCAGCTTCGGTGCCTCCACAAACGATCATATCCGCGCGTCCAGCAACAAGGTGCTGATAGGCGGCATCTATACAATAGTTTGAAGTCGCGCAAGCTGTAGATATGGAATAGTTGGGACCCATCAGCCCAAAGTCCATAGCAATAAGGGCAGGAGCCATATTAGTAATAATGTAAGGTATGAAAAACGGAGAGAGTTTTTTATTACCAAGAATAAGACGTTCCATACCATCGTCCAGTGTCTGTAATCCTCCCATACCAGAACCAATGATAACACCGCAACGGAGAGGATCAGCTGGAAGATTATCTTTATCCCATCTAGACATCGCAATCGCTTTCTTAGCTGCAACTACTGCGTAAGTAATAAAAAGATCAACTCTTCGTGCTTGCTTTTTATCTAAATAGGGTTCGGGATTAAATTCAGGGATCCAACCGGCAAAACGCGTAGCATAATCTTCGCATGGAAAAGAAGTGATTGTATGAACACCACTAACACCAGCAAGCAAATTATCATAAAAGGTGTCTATTTCGTTCCCTAAACAAGAAACAACGCCCAATCCCGTGACTACTACACGTTTTTTACTCATAAAGTTATTCTACCCTGTTAAGAAGCTAGAAGCTTGGATGTAATAATGGAACCATCCTTCCAAAGTTCTTCCAATCGATACTGTTCTCTAATGGATGAGATAAACAAATGGATGACAATAAATCCATAATCTATAACTACCCAGTCGCCATGACTTAACCCCTCTATATGTAGAGGAGCGACATTATGTTCTTTTAATTCTTGTACAATCGTATCTGCTAAAGCTTTTACATGTACACCCACATTCCCTTCAGCAAAAATAAAGTAATCTGTGAGCTGAGAAATGGCACGAACATCTAAGACAACAGGATTATTACCTTTTTTGTTATCAATAACTTTGGCAATTACTTTTAATAAATCAAAGCAAAATAATTCCATAGAAACTGGCACGAGAATACTCGATTATCTAAGATAAGGTCGAGCTTTTTTTCTTAGGTTAAATAATATTCCAATAATACTTTCTTGCCATTTTTCTAAGTCTTCCTCTAGGCCGGACCACTGTCTTCTCCTCACCTAGAAGAAGAAAAGGCAAATCAAGAATATGGTCTGAGAAAGTATGACTTCTCGCCCGTCCTATTTTTTTTAGATGGCTAAGTATTCTAGCTTTATTATCTCCAGTTAGGCATTGATTTGCAAGCGTTTGCCCTCTAGAAAATCCTTGATACTTTGAAGCATAACATACGTTGGCTCCTAACTTTTCCGCTATTGGTCTGACAATGAAATCTGGCGAGGAGGAAAAGATCATGACTTCCCCTGAAGAATCCTCCAAAGCTTCATAAAATTTTTCTAAAGCTGGCGTATAAAAATCTTTTTTTACCAGCGTCTGTGCAAAATCGCAGGCTGTAGCAGAAAGATCCTCAAATGCAACCGATGAGAGTAATGAAGAGACTATCCGAGAATAAAATGAGGGTAAGTCTAAAAAAAAAATCGAAAACGAAGAAAAGAGAAAAAACAAGAAGGAAGGGTTTTATAAGAGAATAAGCGACGCTCTAGAGCGTATTTATAAAACCCTATACTGCTATTTCCTCGTAGCAACGTACCGTCTAAATCAAAAGCATAAATACAAGATCGTCTCATGTTAACTGCTGAATTTGGCGCTTCAAGTCGAGGATACTTTGATCCAGTTCCTCTAAAGCACGTTTGTCTTCTTCAACCAGAGCACTGTACTGCATAGCACGATCGAAATCTAGGCCCGAAGATCCCAGAAGTTTCTTATCTTGCTCTAGTTTATCTTTTAATTCCTTACGACGCTCTTGTCTTTGGGACAAAACTTGTCGCATATTTGTGAGCTTT is a genomic window of Chlamydia psittaci 6BC containing:
- a CDS encoding haloacid dehalogenase-like hydrolase — translated: MFFLFSSFSIFFLDLPSFYSRIVSSLLSSVAFEDLSATACDFAQTLVKKDFYTPALEKFYEALEDSSGEVMIFSSSPDFIVRPIAEKLGANVCYASKYQGFSRGQTLANQCLTGDNKARILSHLKKIGRARSHTFSDHILDLPFLLLGEEKTVVRPRGRLRKMARKYYWNII
- a CDS encoding lysophospholipid acyltransferase family protein, translating into MILKVWRTIYEATYAFLVGFALKLRYKIKLEGLKSINPNPNQGCLFLSNHVAEIDPVILEYLFWQRFHLHPLAVSYLFKNSVVRWFLNSVGAIPVPTVVPGRECKKTVEQMEHFYNQTIRVLDNQGSVLLYPSGRLSRNGKEEIVNQYSAYVLLHKSKECNVFLIRINGLWGSAFSRYKTQSTPKLSIVFKEALKSLLRRGIFFMPKRSVKVTIHQVSNEFLKQFPTKQDLNAFLSSWFNEDTESFPIEVPYA
- a CDS encoding inorganic pyrophosphatase; amino-acid sequence: MSEKPSLSIMHPWHGPILTQDNYESLCCYIEITPQDSVKFELDKATGLLKVDRPQKFSNFCPCLYGLLPRTYCGELSGKYSGEQSLKADIRGDDDPLDVCVLTEKNITHGNILLQARPIGGLRIIDSGEADDKIIAVLEDDLVFSEMQDISDCPCTVIDMIQHYFLTYKATPEHLINAKPAKIEIVGIYGKKEAQKVIQLAHEDYLNKFVREKTTI
- the fabF gene encoding beta-ketoacyl-ACP synthase II, whose product is MSKKRVVVTGLGVVSCLGNEIDTFYDNLLAGVSGVHTITSFPCEDYATRFAGWIPEFNPEPYLDKKQARRVDLFITYAVVAAKKAIAMSRWDKDNLPADPLRCGVIIGSGMGGLQTLDDGMERLILGNKKLSPFFIPYIITNMAPALIAMDFGLMGPNYSISTACATSNYCIDAAYQHLVAGRADMIVCGGTEAAVNRVGLAGFIANRALSERNDAPQEASRPWDRDRDGFVIGEGAGILVLETLENALKRGAPIYAEILGSYTTCDAFHITAPRDDGEGITSCVLGALESSGIPKERVNYINAHGTSTPLGDISEVLALKKAFGSHVKKLRMNSTKSLIGHCLGAAGGVEAVATIQAIQTGKLHPTINLENPIAEIDDFDVVANKAQDWDIDVAMSNSFGFGGHNSTILFSRYIP
- the rsfS gene encoding ribosome silencing factor, giving the protein MELFCFDLLKVIAKVIDNKKGNNPVVLDVRAISQLTDYFIFAEGNVGVHVKALADTIVQELKEHNVAPLHIEGLSHGDWVVIDYGFIVIHLFISSIREQYRLEELWKDGSIITSKLLAS
- a CDS encoding Glu/Leu/Phe/Val dehydrogenase family protein; translation: MKYPLVFKDLHIEDYERVIEVTCEEVQLHAVIAIHQTLVGPALGGVRAFSYDSFDDALTDVLRLSKGMTYKAVLSGTGTGGGKSVIILPKGMTRPTEDILRAFGQAVDSLNGQYIAAEDMGVSVSDINIINQETPWVCGIESVSGDPSIYTAHGVFLCIKETAEQLWGSSSLKGRKIGIQGLGSVGRKLLHSLFFAGAELYVSDTNQAVLDEVTKFYGVTVVPVNAFPTLECDIFVPCAFGGVINRSNVYNLRCRAVVGAANNQLENPSLGAVLHAQGILYAPDYLANAGGLLNVALAVGKAYCPKTVLQKVSQLPLILKEIYQQSEDTDQDTVILSDSIVEEKLTAYI
- a CDS encoding inositol monophosphatase family protein translates to MPSHLLDYQRVAESIVEKTIAELIHYRQRLPLVPFWTKPDGSFVTPADYAVQYCLQKKLSTTFPHIPFIGEEVLDPVSDKHKINSILEFIHRLDSQVTPEDLLETLSPNQEASTLYWLVDPIDGTSGFIKNRFFASAVSLIYEDKPILAVMACPCTDRHTFKIYSAAKNYGVSLFGTAIETRHYLKSGETLTGKFCEASLAARNQQHHATRLLSLSLPGQPQACRVDSQYKYAMVAEGAVDFFIRYPFAISQARAWDHAPGAFLVEESGGVVSDIFGNSLNYRREDFILENHPIILASGNAEIHRITLDALQEQANIVSEENLLAY
- a CDS encoding AMP-binding protein; protein product: MHKRWNYSKKRRIGLRDGRTVLEKFLKLCSEMGSAASCWDEQLGILSYDDMRKAIIALSLKVSQYTGKNIGIMMPASAGAYIAYFAVLLSGKIPVMINWSQGLREMEACIALAHVDHILTSKQLVAHLHEIHGDGVEYPAKLIYMENIRKQLSLWDKMRIAFYLSLPPNWLLGLFNLSEQNQEDIAVILFTSGTEKLPKGVPLTHANLIANQNACLKFFDPVENDVMMSFLPPFHAYGFNCCALFPMLAGLPLVFSYNPLQPKKIVEFIDKTHATFLGSTPIFLDYILKTAKKQESTLSSLRFVVVGGDAFKDSLRDKSERNFPHTVLRQGYGTTECSPVITVNDEKSPKNERCVGVPIEGMDILIVSEETYVPLSSGEVGLVLIRGTSLFPGYLEADPDQGFVHLGGSSWYVTGDLGYLDRNGQLFLQGRLSRFVKIGSEMISLQALENLLIEGFGLPDEEEDVSLIVCGIPGEKVKLCLFTTFSTSLNEVNDILKNLKTSSIMKISYQHQLESIPMLGSGKPDYRALNSLALSLFHGD
- a CDS encoding bis(5'-nucleosyl)-tetraphosphatase, whose translation is MIKTKYEYSFGIIPIKFFGTPDKSTLKACFICHTQGKHWGFPKGHSEDKEGPQEAAERELVEETGLSVVNFFPKVLVEHYSFNDNEVFVRKEVAYFLAEVQGDVHADPNEICDAQWLSFQEGMRLLSFPELKEIAVEADKFINSYLFSF